The genomic stretch CTCTAAAGCCAGATTTCCTACGTGCACGACCCAGGCAGAGTCCATGAGCAAATAATGCTGTGATTGATGGGTGCAGTGGGTGTGCTCGCTGGGACCCACGTGGCATTCTCACCATGGGGCATTCTCTCATGGGACAGCAGACATCCCAGCAGGAGGGGTGAGGATCTGCCGTGCTTTGGGCTCCTTCTAactcctctccttctctttctcttgcagGGCTCAGCTCCCATCTTGGTAGTCATGGTGATCTTACTAAATATTGGAGTCGCCATTTTGTTTATTAACTTTTTCATCTAACTCAAGACTGTCTTGTTTGCAAAAATAACAGTTACATGTATGAATggggggtaaaaaaaaaaaaaaaaagaaaaaaaaacaacaacaaaaaaagggaaaaatcataACTTGAACTGTCCTACGACGATTTCCAAGTCTTTTCACAGAAGAACAACAAACGATCGAGTCTCACTCAcagtttgccttttttcctgGGTAATGTTTTTTGGATTTTAGCCAAAATTCTTTGCTTGTATAACACTATGCTGTGTGGCATGGCAAAAATGCTATCAACACTCTGCCCCCCCGACACTGGAAAGGATGAGAAGGAATCCCAACTAAAAGAAAACCTCATCTCCCTTCCCCTCACCCCCCGAAAATGTATTTCGTAACAACGGCGACCAACCCCAAACGGAGACAGACGAGGGGAGCGGTGTGAGGGTCCTGGGATGCTCCGGGCTGAGCTTCCCGGGGGGATCCAACAGCTTTCATGATAGAGGAAACGGGagagaaaagccaaagcagGTGGCCGGTTGTGAATGGAGGAGTTGAGGAGCGCAGGAAGGCACGAGCCCTGCCGGGACGTGAAGGATGCGAAGCAGCACCCGGCCCCGTTCCGTTATTTGCTGTCAAAACCAAGCTGCAATCAGTGTCTTGCAAAGTTcctgggggcaggggggggaTACTCCTGCCCCCACCCTCCTCCCCACGCAGCAGGGCTGGCGCACCTCCCAGGGCTGAGCGCTGCtcacagctcttccttctggGTCAGCGTTGTGCCCAGGGTCCCCCAGCCACACGCAGGCGTCTCCAGCGACACGAGCGGAGCTGAGCATCCCGTCCCAACCACGTACATGCACAGAGATGCCAGGGAGCACGTCGGCGGTGAGAGAGGGCTCGATTCTGATCCACCtagtatacaaaaaaaaaaaaaaattaataataatagtcaaattaagcaaaatacgataaaaacgtttttttttttttttacaaggcATCTGGGGAGGAGCACTGGAGCATGTCccagagaggagggagagggtgGTGGGTTTGTCTCTTACATCTTGCTGTGGACTGTTTCAGACATCATGCTTGGGCTCTGAGCATGTAGTATTTTGCACTTTGTAATGCAGGATGTATATTCCAGCTTCCAACATGtccctgtaaaaaaaaaaaaaaaaaaaaaaaaaaaaaaaaaaaaaaaaaaccaacaacatcATTGGCAATGGCAGCCTCTAAGgatgtattcttttctttcttttctatgtcacttaatttgtttgtttatacCATCTTTGTAATATGCCTGCCTtgatttttctcccctcccctctccccaccGATAATATGCATACTCATTAAAGATGCCGTATCCCTGTTCTGAGCTGTTATGGTCCCAATCACAGGAGCGTGGTCCTGGCTTGGTAAAGGCTGATGTCCCCGTGCCCGGTCCCCCGCGccgccctgccctgcccatTGGCTCTGCCACCGCGTCCCCTCCCAGTCCCAATGACATGGTTTGGGTTGGCCATGGCCAAGGCCATAtcccagccccgtgcccccgGGCAGGATGTGACCCGCGGGGGCCCTGCTCTGCGTGCCACACACGGTGCTGTGGGGAGCAGCGGACTccgctttgctttgcttctgttttagcTGTTTCTCTGCTACCTTTTCAGCAGATTTCTTATTACACTGCACTGGATTGCTATATTTTTAACCAGAAATAAACTAAGGATTAGAGCATGTGCCAGTTAAATTCAGTTCTTTTCCTTACATggtctttctccttccctgtcgcagttttccttcctccacGTCTCCCTTTCAGGCACAGGGTTAGGTGACACCAACAGAACTTCTTCCATCGCACGTTCCGCAATAACTCTCCATCCTCTTGGCACCTCGTcactttctgctgtttcctcttTGCTCCTCAGTCATCCTTTTCACCCTTGAGTGGTTGCCGCCTACCTGAGACGAACCCAGCAACGATATATTGTGGTTGGTTGCTGCCTACCTGAGATGAACCCAACAACAATATATTGGGACTGCAGCCCTAGGCACTCAGCCGTGCTGCGCTGTGTTTTGTaatgctggctgcagctcttcctaaggacttcagagaagtttttttaTGAACGTTCGTTGAGTGTACGACACAAGGATCCCATAGAAGCGGGTCGAACAGCTCCCTGCAAACAGTCTGATATTTAGGTGGGAGTAAGACAGCGCAAAAATGCCTCGTTATCCATCACACAGAGGTAGCAGTGATTTCATGGGTAGCTCTTCCACGCTGCGGACCCACTTGCTCCTGCTCTTGCCTTCTGTGCCAACCCAGCACAGCAAACACAGCTcggatttttcatttctttgttcctGGGGACAAACCCTTGGTCAAGCCGAGGTCCGTTCAGCACAAGAGACAGCCACAGACTGATATTAATTGGCTCCCAAACCACGCGCTTAAAAATAACGATTCCTTTATTAATCACGGGGAGCTGAGCAATTTGTCTTAGTTCTGAGCCTTTCGCATTTGCCCAAGGCCAGAAATATTCTTGAGAAGTAGCCCAGAGAGAGAGGTAATTCAGCACATTTCCCTGTCTCATCAGCCCTGGATGCATGCACACCTACCCAAGGCACATGAAAACATCTATCATCGGGGCTCGTAAATCCACGTGAATTGCCCGCACCTGCTGTTTTGTGTCCACACCAACAGATGCACGTGAACGGCTGAAGGTTTGCACCCCATTTAGGCTGCTTATGGGTCAGTTCCTCAAGCCCtccagctggctctgctgccctggTAGTGACAAGGGACAGGACacctgtgagcagcagcttctgGGAAGACGAGGAGCACGGAACCCCATAGAACTCAGTACGACTGAACTCTGTCTTCACTATTAACACAGTCCCACAGACGGGGATGTGAAGAATGGTCCTTCCACCTCCAAACAGCATTTAGCTCTGGGTCAGCCCAGTTACCCTGGCTGCTCTCTGATAAACCACAGCTCGTTTGCTTCCACGCCCCCGTTATGCTAAAACAAACACACTGACAGGAGAAGTAATCCCacgtgctgcaggctgagctgcagtcAGACACGAAACCACTTACCTTCTCCTGCAGCCTTTTTTGTGCAACCTCTGAAGTGGATTGCGTTCCAGCTGGCAGTCCCCCATCCCTGTTCTTTCCTCCTAGCTCTGCATGCaaacataacagaaaaatcCCATTTCGCTGCGTTCCTTACAGTGCAGTTACAGTATGTGTGTGGcccaaaagaaaaggaattactGAATAGTTTCCTGAAAGAAACAACAGGTGACGTTCTTAGCTTCCAGTCTTGTCTTttagctgaaaaacaaacaaacaaaaaaaccacaaggaaAATCCCAACACAACAGCTTGGCTGTTTCCAGATATAAGAATAAACTGCGGTCTCTTTCTGCGATGTAAATGCTGACGCGCTCACTCCTTTACAATAAGATGGGCAAACGTCATGATCCGATGGATGCCAAAGGAATAATTGAATTTTATCTGAGTGTTCTGCTCATACATTGAACAAGCACAAGCTGTTCTTCGTGCACGTCAGACGAGAACAACTCTTCCTATGACAGACATTGCAGGAGTTTCTCAGCTCCGAGTTTTCCACCAAGCTCTAGGCCCAGCCCTTCCCCTGGGTGCCTTAAGGACAGGGCAGGGCCCACCACCTTCTGGCCTCCTCTGCAAGCCCTTGGTGGTAATAATAATAACGGTGATAATCGGGCATCCCTGCTTAGGTTTCCACCACAAAAAACTTACCTTTTTTCAGAGGTTTTATTTACTCAATCAACAAGTGAGAGCTCCCAAGCCTTGCCCAGCTCACCAGCACGAGATGGGCCCAGACAGACCCTGAGGCCGTTGCTGGCTGCGCTTGTCTCATCTGTTCTGCTGAGCAGCGGCTGTAGATGCACTAGAATTAATTTCCATCTCAAGTCCAATGGCTGCAAATGCTCTGGAGAGAGTGGGCGCTGTGCGGGTGTCAGTCCCCACGCAGGCTGTTCCCATTCAGCGCTGTGAATTTCAACAGAGCTGACAACCAAGCCTCCGTTTTGAGCTCATGGCAGCATCCCCTCATCACACAGCCTAAGGATggccaccagcaccaccagcaccagaTCATACAGCCAAGCTCAGCCTACGCAGGCTCATCCCAATCTCACAGTGCAGCAACAGAAGGAGCTCCCCTCCAGGCCACCCCAaagccccccccctccctcgGCCCTGATTAAGCAGATCTGGTTAAAAAGTGCACGTTCCCCTCTCTGGCTGGGCATTGGTAATGGAGCCTGTGCACAGATGCTGTGATTTCAATATGACTATTTTCAAacgagggaaaaaaagaaggaaaaaaaaaatcagcaaatacAACTCAGTGGCAGATTCCCCAATAGTTTGCACAGAAATCCACTGGTTGTCTTACACGCACAAAGAATCAAATGGCAACGAGATCAAGGCATCAAAGCGAGAAGACAACAGGACAATGGATGCTGTTAGACAAGTGAGCACTACAGATTCTTCCCCAGATCATCAATAAATGACTTGTTTGCATCTCTCCTGTTATTTTGCATGCAAGGCTCCTCCCTGtcaaatgtgtttttatctTGACAATTATACCATGTGGGCAGCTGGCTCTATTCAATCTTTATTATATCCTAGCCTTGTAGAGCCTTGCACTGCTCACCTGAGAGCTGGCTCCCTGGCGATGCCCCTGCCAAGACAGTACCCACAGCACTCTGGATCTTTCTGCACAAGAACAGCCAGTGCCTTCTGGTGTCAGCTCAAGTCAtcacttgttttctgcagcagacACACTTGTATCCCATCTGTTGTCCCTATGGACTACatacagcactgctctgctgcaaagaaagaacTGCTTTGAGGAGAAGGGCTGAATCAAGAAAGAAGGgataaaaaaatccttttgagAGTGTGAGCCCGCTGGTTCCAGACCACAGCAGGCCATCAGGTCTCAAGGGAGAACATTTCACTGGTCATAAAGAGTTGCTTTGTAGCACAACTGCCTTCTTGACCAAAATGTGAGAAACTGAAGTGGGGGATTCCACAAGCAAAAACCAAACCTGCTACAGCTAATACTGAAGAGACTTCTGTTGCACACATCAGTGGTTCTCATACAATGTACAAAAGTATTCCCAGGTTTCTCCAAATAATGCAGCCACACCTCAGGGCTGCTGGTGCATCTTATGACCTCTACCTGCATGTTTCAAAGAGGAGACAGCAATTCTTCTTCCACAAGCaggagcaaaggaaaagaaaagcaaggatgGGATTAACTGAGAAAACCAAGATGATGTAACCAACCAAGTAAGTTTATTGTAGAAATCCTCGGAGACAAGTTCTGGCCCCAGTTAAGATCAGGAATTTGGAACTAGAGAACCATTGTGATGTGCAGTTTGTCTTCACAGACTCAAAATAACTTTTGAACAAAATGGTGATGGTTATTGTATGCTCCAGTCTCAGAAGAACCAGTGTTTGGGCAGTAATCCTGTTCCCCAAGTCCCTCCCACAACCACCAGGGGAATAACAGTATATTCAGGGCATTAATCAAGCAGGCATATTGAGATTAGTCAGCCCAGAGGCACTCATATGGAGTATGCAAGAGCTGGAGTGCCAGGAAGCCTCCTGGTTACACACTGACTGCCTGGCACATCAGGCTGATTTCAGCGGGGCTAACCGTTGCTCCCAGCATCTTTCTGCACTCACAGAACAGCCCCAACATCATCTAGATTGAATCTTCATAGAATGTCTTTGCCATGGCATGAGCCACTTTCACCACCTTCTTCTCCTTGGCATCCGGGCCCATGTTGCTGCGGGCTACTTTGATCCAGTACTGCTCCGTCCTGGACAGATAGTCTGCATGCTTCTCATCAGGCTGAACAGATGGATGTTGCTCCTCTCCTAGTACACAATgggaggaagacagaaagagaggTCACAAACAGCTAATGAAGGCAATCTGCTCTCCCATGTGTCAACTCAGCCAAGGCTATGCTTCAGCTTAGGTTTTTAGGCTATTCCATTTAAACACATCAGGGGCCAAAGAAATTTCTCCTTTACTACCTTAAGAACTGTGCACTATGAAAACCATGCTTTTGCTGCAAAACTGACCTGAATGCCAGTGAGGTCAGTGACATCAGTGAGTACTGTATTTTATGTTAGTATGAAGAAAACATTCCTCTTGTTACCTCCTTCATCCTCACTATCCTCTTCAGAGctctcttcttcttcccctccttctgCACCTTCCATAtcatcctcctcttcatctGACTCTGACTCCTCCAGCCattcttgtgtttcttttgagagaaagaagatgaaagaaataaataaatgagccAGGGACAGTGGGGAGAAATCTAATATGGACAGGAAGATGGTgaacagcacagaacagctgtGGAAGACAAGCTGGTGAGTTCTGACGCTGACAAGAGTCTCCTCCAAAGCACTTTACAGCTCCAAAATGATGAGTAAAACTCCTTCCTTTCTGCCCTTTATCCATTACACACATGCAGACTGTGAGATTCCAGGGCAGGGTTAAGGTTAGAACCAGCCACCAGTGAACAAAGACATTCTGTTTACAAGTCTAGATTTCTGAAGCAGACAGACCAGAGTTCATACTCTACAGCCATTACAAAGCTCTGGACAAGACAGGCTTTTGTGGTGATAGAGACTATAGGACACTGCATACCACACACTTTCAAGCTGTCTCCCATCCAGGAATAAAATAGAGAGCTGCTGGAAACAACATCCCAGCCTTTGCTACAAAAAAGTCATACAGACACCCCACCACCAGAGCTTACTTGGGTCTATCTCCACTAGCACTTTCCATTCTTCCATCTTGTGCAGGTCGATGCTGTAGAGGTCACTGAGGGTGAACTGGCGATCGCCCACCTCAAACATTCCCCCGTACACATACAGAACCCCATGCTTCACTGCCAGCATGGCATTTGAACGTGGGCATGGTTCCACTTGTGGGCCCAAGGCTccatcttcatcctcctcctctgatTCAGACCTCTCCTTCTCATCTGCGGGCCCAGCGATCACCTGCTTGATTGTCATGACAGTCCCATCTTCTGCCACCACCTCTTTGACTATCTCCACTGGGCCTTGTGGGGCTTGCTTCTCTACCTCGTCACCTCCAGCACCGTCTGCCTCAGCTCGTCTGCCACGTCTTCGCTTCTTCTTCTCTGATTTTGGTACCTGTTAATAGGAACAAGGAGCAGAGGCAGACTGTGTGTGAACTGAGTGTAGCTAATAGCATGTACAGCAGTTCATACAACACTGCggatgctgctgggagggaagggggaaaattCAATTACGTTTCACTAGAATGGTAAGTCTCAGGTGATAGCTACAACCTCCTACTAAGCATGAACTTCTACGAGCCATAAAACAAGGAGCAGTGAAACCTCTTCAGAAGCCATACCATGGAGTTGCTGCATCTATtaatggcagcactgctggagagagGGAAGACAGCTCTTTTGCTCTCTATCTTGCAGatgtacacatgcacacacacacacacacacagtccaCTGGTCTGTGACAGGAGCAAGAGTAAATAACCCATCATTTTGTGAAATCAAAACAATTGCTGGGTGCTAAATTACAGTGCATTACCAGGAAGCACTCCAGGTCTTCAAAGTACTGTGTGAAAAGGATAGGACACAGTCAGCTAGCAAGGTAGAAGCAAACACCTGAGTGGATGTTTGCCTGTTATTATGTGATTGACATCTCCTTTTTGAGGACACAGCCAGAAACAGTGgggatggaaagaaagaaggtcATTTGCACCTTGCTTCCTCCTTGAGAGTGGTTCAAACAAAGCCAAAGATCCGAGGGccacatttctgaatttctcatgAGCCAAGGGTTAATACTTCATCCCTTCCGGCAGCTCATTGGCAATGGAGAAAAGTGGGAGGCTATTTTATCTCAACGCAACACAAGATCTTTACACAATAGCTTTTACTGAACTAGCTCACGTCAAGACTTACACATCTGACCTGGGGCCAGCCCCTAGTAAAATACCAGAACtgttttcatgctgctttgcttcattttgcatTACACAACGAGAGGGCACATGCAGCCTGACTCTCAGAGGAAGAGGGCTGCTTCCTGAGCCACTCTTTCTCAGTGCATATGCAGCCATTGGGGCTCAGAGGTTTCCTCTCCGCCCTGGTGACAGTCTGCATCACACAGTGAAAGCAGGGCATGGAAGGTACAAGGAGCCAcatggagaggaaggagaagggcaGCATAAAGTTAGAGAATTCAGTCTGGAAACAAAAACCTGCTAAGCTGCACATCCCCAACTTCATCCCTGCAGCCTTTCCCCTGGTCACAAATCGAAGCAGAAAACAGACCTGGTGGCTCAGCCTCGAAATAGAGGCTTTGCCCACCCTGTCAGAATGGGGCCAGAAAAGGTTGAGAcaaaggagatggaggagagTGAACTGAAGACATTCGTGTAGTTCTGAAACAAGACCTTTAGCTGACCGGGAAACCAACGGTTTTTCCCAATATCGTAGAAATAAATATCATTGAAGAAGTCCCCTTCAAtgctctcttcctcttcttcatcgTGCACGCCTCCAAACAGCAGGGAGCGGTTATTGGGACCAATTGCCACGGAGAAGCCAGACCTGGGAGTGGGTTTCACTCCAGATGGGCTGAGTCGACTCCATACCCACTTATCTGGTAACGGATAAAAACAGACGGGCAGATCAGTAAAAGAGAATCCTGATGATTCTCACATCTTCCAAGACCCTTCAGTTCTCCAGCAATCTTTTCAAGCATCTCAATAATCCATTTCAGACGCACTCAAAACTGCACTGTGCATGCTCAACAATAATGTAAATCAGAACCACTTGCATTTCCACTTCAATCACGCAAGTCATCCACACGCTTCCTTCTACCCTtagaaagcagctgtgtttccaacaaaagcaaatgaagaaagctGTCTTCAGGGTGTGCTTTCTGGAGCAAGGGGCCTCATGAAAGGTACATACACCTTTATAGGAAGCTGGAGTTCAAACCAGGATTGATTATAGCCCAGGACACCAAGGGAAGGTACTCTGGTTACCCCACGGGACCCACACCACGTCAATTCTCTCCACGTGAACTTCCTACTTCACTGTCTTCTCTGTCATTTTGCACCACTGCCTTAACCCCAAGAATAGGCAGAGTTTATTTTAAGGAGACACaagtgttaaaataataataataaaaaaaatatccagcagAGGGAGAAAGCTTGGGCTCCAAGCCCTCTGCTCTCGCTCCATTCCTTTCTGTTATGGATTTAAAGCAAATCCCTAAAATGCAGGCTGGCAGAAGCATGTGCACTGGCTAGGCCCCATGTTTCTGAAGGAACCACAATTTCAAAAAGATAAGTTATAAATAGGACATGAGGCAAGCAGGGTCTGCAATCCCGACAATATGTGTGACCAACCTTCCTCCCCAAATCCCACTTTAAGATGGTTGGGTTTAAAGAAATCTGTCACGATTTTAACATTTTGGAAAATCTGCTCATGGAAGATTGTCCTGCTCCTTAAGCTAAGGACAAAATTCTCTCTCCTAAGGAAAGTGATGGAATTCCTATTTCTGAGGGCATTCACAGatagatgggaaaaaaaaacaaacaacccatCAACCAAACCCCATTCCTGCTAATATCCCTGCACTAGGTAATCTCATGAGCTCACACCCCCACCTTCTCTCTTAATAGTTTATAGATGACCCACCACTACTAAAAACAGCTTCTTGAAAACAGGAATTTCCAGTGTGGGAAGTTCTGAAATCCCAACAATTTTCTGTtgtgaaacagaagagcagTGATCAAAATGTCCCAGGGAACAGCAATTTCAAAACGTTGTTTTAATTCCCTCCCACATACAAacccaaaaaaaaccctaaaatatcttttcttgtaatttttatGGAGCTGCCTGGGCAGGTCAGAACTTCTCACATAGTTATGCAAGGAGCCTGGAGACCCTCCAGTCCATCTCAGACTGTTCCATGGTCAGCTGGAAAATGTCAACATAAATAATGCTGATTACAAAAAGCTCTTCCCAACCTTCCTCCATTAGCTCTGTCAATCCTCCACTGAAGTTTCTCAAGCAGCTCCAGACCTTCACCTGTTTCACAGTGCTACCATTTACATCAGCTCTGAAATCAAGCCACCTGGAGATGGGAACTGTGACTTCCTACAGCCTTCAGCCAACCACTAAGCTTTGGTTAGCAGAGATGACATGGCCTCATCTTTTCAGACTGTAAAATggactgggagaaaaagaaaggtgtgTGGCCTATAGCCTGCTCCCATTTCCTCCTATAGAACACAGTGGTGGGAATACTGCCTGTATAAGTGATAGCCCATCTTCTTTCTCCAGCACCCAGGTGAAAAAGTAGGACACAACTTCTCTCATATCTCTCAGCAATTGCCATTCCTTCACTCTagctcctttctttttaaactagaGTCACAGAATACAAATGCACTTAACTACTcctgggaaagaagaaagatttaaatCGACTTATCTGCTGTGTTTAGCCCCAAAGCAAAAGCTGGGGCATAGTGCTCTTCATTAAAAGGGAAATTTTGTtctgggtttgggtttttttggtttcttattcagaggaagagaggactcacagccctgcagcactgcttccagcacagccccctAGCTGCAGCAGTAGCTTACCTTCCTCCTTGCCTGAACCTTCAGTCTTCAGCAGGAACATATCTGTATGCAGGGTGCCTTTGTCAACATCTTTCTTAActctctgcagagaaaggaaagacagGGATGCTCGGTGAAACACTTTCAATGGCCAAAACGCAGGAGGCCCAACTCTCCAAGGCCTAGAAAGTCACTCACACCAAAACGTGCCATTCTGAGCTCTCAATCCCCAGATAAGCCTAATCACAGCCTGAACCTGGACGTTCCCGtgctgaaaaagcaaacactgtgACAGGGGCAAGGAGAAACCACACGGGCAGGCACACTGCGAGCACCAGGCAGTTCAcaactgcagtgctgaaatCAGGGCTATTTTCTGTGGCGAGCAGCAAACCTGATTACCCCTGGAGGAAATGGAGGCAGCCAGAAGGGACAAATGGAGGCTGATGTCTTGTGACTCTCAAGCACGCCTCGCTCAGTCCCATCCTACAAGTGAGCAGTGGGAGATGTGTAATAAAGCACAAGCAACTTCTGCCTGTGACAACCAGAGCCTCCCTCCGCTCTCCAGGCTGCCACACAGATCCTGGGACTCGTGGGCTCATGAAGACTGCAGGATGCAATCAATGCAAGGGCAGAGATCTGGGCAcccacagaagagaaagaaattgccACAGGGCTTAAAACCGATCCCtttacaagaagaaaggaaggatggGCAGCACCAAGGAAACAGGAGAGTCAAGATTCTGCCTTTTACTCTGCCACAGACAGCATCAGGTGCTCCCAAGGGAGCAATTTAACATCTGTGCCTCTGCTCCTCTATCTGTAAAAGAGAGCACATACCTGCTCCACCAAAGTGGCACACATAACTTCCAGCAGGGCTTGCAAGGCCCTCTGGGATGCTGTCCTCAAATACGGAGCACAGTCCCTATGCTGTATCATTTGCACAGCCCAATTTTAAGTACAGATCTGAGTCTAGCACAGACTTTCAGTCCCTGCCACCCCCAATATCCACCCCACAACAGAAGCAGAGCtctctctgccccacagcctgaCTGCAGGTGTCATTAGTAGCATTCGAGGCACCACAGAGTCTTGAGAATCAGTTTTCTCTCCCAAACAGAATCACAAGCCCCACTCTTACTCCCTATTACAGGCAACTGCAAGATaccagcaaaagcagcagcaagtctCAGCTAAAGtaattaaatgcattattttaaatgcaattttcccTTGCTCCTTTCACTGCAAGCCTCAGTACTCCAGTGCTCACAGCAACATGCAGTATttgaaagcagcactgtgcaaCCCCACGGCAGGAGGTCTTTTAGTAATCTCATTATCCACCCATCCTTCATGCAGAGCTCCAACTATCTTGTAATTCCCTTCCTCCTGGGGGCAATGGCATTGCTGCACTGCCAGGATGCAGGCAGCAGatcccagcaggagctggcagggatGAGTCCAGTGCTCGGGAAGGAGTAGGGCTTGGGTGCATGCCACACTGTC from Numida meleagris isolate 19003 breed g44 Domestic line chromosome 10, NumMel1.0, whole genome shotgun sequence encodes the following:
- the KLHDC4 gene encoding kelch domain-containing protein 4 isoform X2 → MVACRRQLIVFGGFHESARDYIYYNDVYAFNLDSFTWSKLSPSGIGPAPRSGCQMATTPEGSIVIYGGYSKQRVKKDVDKGTLHTDMFLLKTEGSGKEEDKWVWSRLSPSGVKPTPRSGFSVAIGPNNRSLLFGGVHDEEEEESIEGDFFNDIYFYDIGKNRWFPGQLKVPKSEKKKRRRGRRAEADGAGGDEVEKQAPQGPVEIVKEVVAEDGTVMTIKQVIAGPADEKERSESEEEDEDGALGPQVEPCPRSNAMLAVKHGVLYVYGGMFEVGDRQFTLSDLYSIDLHKMEEWKVLVEIDPKTQEWLEESESDEEEDDMEGAEGGEEEESSEEDSEDEGGEEQHPSVQPDEKHADYLSRTEQYWIKVARSNMGPDAKEKKVVKVAHAMAKTFYEDSI
- the KLHDC4 gene encoding kelch domain-containing protein 4 isoform X1, with the translated sequence MGKKGKREKKGKGAEKTAAKMERKVSRRAKKEEEDLEALIAEFQTLDAKKTQVIETSCPPPSPRLNGSLSAHPEKDELILFGGEYFNGQKTYLYNELYVYNIRKNSWTKVEIPNPPPRRCAHQAAVVPTAGGQLWVFGGEFASPSGEQFYHYKDLWVLHLATKTWEQIKASGGPSGRSGHRMVACRRQLIVFGGFHESARDYIYYNDVYAFNLDSFTWSKLSPSGIGPAPRSGCQMATTPEGSIVIYGGYSKQRVKKDVDKGTLHTDMFLLKTEGSGKEEDKWVWSRLSPSGVKPTPRSGFSVAIGPNNRSLLFGGVHDEEEEESIEGDFFNDIYFYDIGKNRWFPGQLKVPKSEKKKRRRGRRAEADGAGGDEVEKQAPQGPVEIVKEVVAEDGTVMTIKQVIAGPADEKERSESEEEDEDGALGPQVEPCPRSNAMLAVKHGVLYVYGGMFEVGDRQFTLSDLYSIDLHKMEEWKVLVEIDPKTQEWLEESESDEEEDDMEGAEGGEEEESSEEDSEDEGGEEQHPSVQPDEKHADYLSRTEQYWIKVARSNMGPDAKEKKVVKVAHAMAKTFYEDSI